Below is a window of Synechococcus sp. RSCCF101 DNA.
CGCCGTGCGTTTTCAGTACGAGTGGCACGACGATTCGGGAAACTGGTTTCGGGCCCACGGCAATGAGAACTGGGAGTTCGACCCACAGGGACTGATGCGCCGGCGTGAAGCCAGCATCAACGACGTGCCGATTCGTGAGAGCGACCGCCTGTTCCACTGGCCTCAGGGTCCCAGACCGGCGGATCACCCCGGGCTCACAGACCTGGGGCTGTGACCGCGTCGCCAGCGAGCCTGAAGAACCATCCCCTGGCCGAGGAGATCCGGGATCGAGCGAGTCTGAGGCTCTTCATGGAGCACCATGTCTTCGCCGTTTGGGATTTCCTGGCCCTGCTCAAGGCGCTCCAGGCCAGCCTCGCTGATGCCCATCACTCGGGTGACCCTGCCGTTGATGGGAGCGGGTTGGCAGCGATCAACCGGATCGTTGCAGAAGAGGAAGCAGATGAGGCTCCTGACAATCCTTCCGGTGCGTCCCGGGTCAGTCACCTGGAGATCTACCTGCAGGCCATGAACGAAGTGGGGGCCGACACAGGTCCGATCCAGCGGCTGATGGAGCGGCTGGAGGCCGCCGAGGTGGGGAGCCTCACCAGCGAAGACGCCCTGAGGCGGCTGGAAAGGCTGCCGATTCCACAGCCGTCGCTGAGGTTCCTGACCAACACCTTCGCGATGATCCACACGGGCCGAGCCAGTGTGATGGCCGCTGCCTTTGCGCATGGTCGGGAGCTGCTGGTGCCCCAGCTGTTCCAGGCGATCCTCGACCGCAGCCTGATTCCAGCCCAACAGGCGCCGGGTCTGCATTGGTACTTCAGACGGCACATCGCCGTGGACGGCGACACCCACGGGCCTCAATCCCTTGCCCTCGTGCAGTCGCTTCGCCGGGGATCAGCAAACGAGGCCAGTCTGAGCGAGGCGGCAGAGCAGCAGGCCCTGGGGGCACGGTTGGCGCTGTGGAACGGGATCCATCAGGCCCTGCTCGAAGCCAGGGGCAAGAGGCAGGGCTGTCGTGAAATCCGGGAGCACGGCCAGGGAGAATCAGGCCTGTGAGCAGCGGGATAATGTGAAGGCTGAC
It encodes the following:
- a CDS encoding DUF3050 domain-containing protein, yielding MTASPASLKNHPLAEEIRDRASLRLFMEHHVFAVWDFLALLKALQASLADAHHSGDPAVDGSGLAAINRIVAEEEADEAPDNPSGASRVSHLEIYLQAMNEVGADTGPIQRLMERLEAAEVGSLTSEDALRRLERLPIPQPSLRFLTNTFAMIHTGRASVMAAAFAHGRELLVPQLFQAILDRSLIPAQQAPGLHWYFRRHIAVDGDTHGPQSLALVQSLRRGSANEASLSEAAEQQALGARLALWNGIHQALLEARGKRQGCREIREHGQGESGL